A region of Candidatus Roizmanbacteria bacterium DNA encodes the following proteins:
- a CDS encoding tail fiber domain-containing protein, giving the protein MGSTAPPVRFQDSDGYCEINPTTTTWTCTSDATLKEDVETLSSIYNLEKLNQLRPVSFKWKTQNDDDKRFGLIAQEVETLFPEFVQTDENGLKSVSYGSFTPILISAVQEQQLQIEGQQSSLTKLTEELALVVNEDTGVVTSSLIDTLTEETENIADRTAAVEGEVEALAEKDSQIETRLITIEERLNALEQASASASLDNLNDRVGFLEQLFTGIQASGSADLSTYLAELIDGQILGLQSDEATLSALTVSGDTNVNNLAVTGEISSGLLIINGFDDSLATPAATISTLGGSLKIQHLGLGEIEFMAGKSKIDTDGDFIMLEGDLVIETGVIKGNDQFRGIDVPAVFSSTYLDIDFESMKDTDEYAVNITPTWLTNVAVIEKRTDGFRLQFSVPAPLNGKIDWMIIE; this is encoded by the coding sequence GTGGGTTCGACGGCACCGCCGGTCAGATTCCAAGATTCAGACGGGTACTGTGAGATCAATCCTACAACGACTACCTGGACGTGTACCTCTGATGCTACATTAAAGGAAGATGTTGAGACACTTTCAAGCATCTATAATCTTGAAAAACTCAATCAGCTGAGACCTGTTTCATTCAAGTGGAAAACTCAAAATGATGATGATAAGCGCTTCGGACTTATTGCCCAGGAAGTTGAAACATTGTTCCCCGAATTTGTACAGACGGATGAAAACGGATTGAAATCTGTATCCTACGGATCATTTACCCCGATTCTGATTTCTGCCGTGCAGGAGCAGCAACTTCAGATTGAAGGTCAGCAAAGCAGTCTCACAAAACTGACGGAGGAGCTTGCACTTGTAGTAAATGAAGATACGGGTGTAGTAACAAGCAGTCTTATTGATACTCTTACTGAGGAAACAGAGAATATCGCTGATCGGACGGCTGCGGTTGAAGGAGAGGTTGAAGCACTGGCGGAAAAAGACAGTCAGATTGAGACACGGCTTATTACCATTGAAGAAAGACTCAATGCGCTTGAACAGGCATCTGCATCAGCCTCGCTCGATAATTTGAATGATCGTGTAGGATTCCTTGAACAATTATTTACTGGTATTCAGGCATCCGGTTCTGCTGATTTGAGTACGTATCTGGCCGAGCTCATCGATGGTCAAATTCTCGGTCTTCAGTCAGATGAAGCAACTCTCTCTGCATTGACAGTGAGCGGAGATACGAATGTAAACAATCTTGCCGTAACAGGGGAGATCAGCAGCGGACTTTTGATTATCAACGGATTTGATGACTCACTCGCGACACCAGCTGCTACTATCTCTACGCTGGGAGGATCTCTCAAGATTCAACATCTCGGACTTGGAGAAATCGAATTTATGGCAGGTAAGTCAAAAATTGATACGGACGGAGACTTTATCATGTTAGAAGGAGATTTGGTAATAGAAACAGGGGTGATCAAAGGAAATGATCAATTCAGAGGAATTGACGTGCCGGCAGTATTTAGCTCAACTTACCTTGATATCGATTTTGAGAGCATGAAAGATACGGACGAGTATGCTGTAAACATTACTCCGACTTGGCTTACAAATGTAGCAGTCATAGAGAAACGGACGGATGGTTTCCGTCTCCAGTTCTCAGTACCTGCACCTTTGAACGGAAAAATCGACTGGATGATTATTGAATAA